A segment of the Hallerella succinigenes genome:
CATCAGGGGACATATATTTATTGAACGATTCGCCCGTTTCCACAGATTGCGAAAGAACCACGGAACAAGCGATGAATAAAATTTGTAAGATTTTCGAAAGCATAAGGTAAATATAAAAACGCGAACATTTTTTGCTATAAGCCAGGCGTTGCGGGCTGGCGTCTGAAGCCCGCAGTGGGGGTGCGCGGAAGACCCAAAGGGGCTGAAGCCAGGGGGATTCCTCCCCCACCATACGCAAAAAGGGCCGCATCGCTGCGGTCCCTTTTTAATGCTGGTCTGGATCCTATCGGGGCTACGCCCCTCCAGGATAACATAGGGAACGAGACGCCATCTTGCTCCTTTTGTATGAAACATTTTATTTAAAAACACAACATTTTGTTTCACACAATTACAGAAAAGACACGAATTTTCGCATTTTCGCCCATTTATGTGAAACATTTATTCATGAGTACAGTAGCAAAAAATTTCCGTATTGATTCCAGATTAAACGAACAGGCCACCGACTTGTTCAATCGCCTAGGACTTTCCATGTCGCAGGCATTTTCCCTTTTCTTGCAACAGGCGGTTTTGCACCGTGGCCTCCCTTTCAAGATAGAACTTCCTCGATATTCGACGGAGCTGATAGCCGCTATTGAAGAGGCTAAGGAATTAGAGTCAAATCCCCATACAAAACGAAATACAGACATGGACGAAATGTGGGCTGATTTAGACAAATGATATACGAAGTTATTTGGACTAGTCGCTTCAAGAAGTCTTACAAGCGTTGCCAAAAGAGAAGACTTCCGATGCAGGAACTGAAGGATGTCGTTGAAAAACTTCGCAACGATGTTCCTCTTGAAGAAAAATTTCAGGATCATGAATTGTCTGGAATCTTTTCTAAAACCTCCACACGTCCCTAGGGATTTTCTTGAAAGTGATGTCGTGGTCGAAGAGGCGATAGAATCCATGGTCCCTACGTATCCAAGTTCCAAACATGGAGTTTAATACTCTTACAAGCGAAAAAAAAATAAATTTATAGATATTTTTTCAACACAATCGGCTTAAAACATTAGATTAATAAAAAGAGCCGGAGGTCATTTATGAGTTGGGAATGCCGCTATCTAGACGAAACGCACTGCAACAAACGCAACAAGGAATGCAACCCGGGAGACCGTGGATGTGTCCTCGAAGGCAGATTTTTCTTTCCATTTGACGAAACCAAAAATAAGTCCAAGCACTCTGCCCAAACCACCAAAAAATCCGCCACCAAAACCGCCGAGAGCAAACCTGTAAACGAATAAAACGAAAAATGTTCGTGTTCCCCAAAACACGCGAGTGTATTTCCTATCACACCCAAAAGGAAGTCCCCCTTTACAAAAAAGACCTAAAAGAGCATCTTTGTTGTTACACAACCAAACAGTCTTATTATATAGGAGACATCCAATGTTCAAGAAAATCGCACTCGCTGTAGCACTCGTTGCTGCAACTAGCTTTGCTACCTGGGATTACTACAAAGTTCCGGAAGCCGGAAAAGGTCAGGTCAAGGGCCAGTTCAAGTACGACACCGACGATCCGTGGTCCGGCTGGGGCATCAATGCAAGCGCTCGCTACGTGGTGATTCCGAACTTGGAACTTTCTCTCCGCGGTCTCGGCATTGCTTCTTGGGAAGACGACGACTCTGACGCCGACGGCTTTGGCATCACGGACTTCACTTTCGGCGTCCGCTATGCGATTATGCCGATCGTCAACGTCTTTGTGGACATGAACCTCCCGATCGGTGACGAAGACGAAGGAACCTACATCGGTACGGATGAATGGGGTTTTTACTTCGGCGGTCAGTTCACTTCCGATCAGTTCCTCAAGAACTTGACCGTCGGTGCTGAAGTCGGCACTTATTGGGGCTTTGAACACAACGACTACGATCCGGGTCTCGTTCTTACAACCGGCGTGGAAGCTGGCTACTTCATCGAACAGATTGGTCTTACCCCGTTCGTCGGTTCTGAATTCAAGTACAAGCTTACGGATGACGAATACGATCCGGCTAACAAAGCAGCACACTGGAAAGACAACCAAGGTGACACTCAGTTTAACTTCTGGGTTGGCGCAGCTTACGGCATCAATGACCGTATGACGGTTGACGCTCAGATCAAATTCCGTTCTGGCGACATCGACGGTGATGCTTTCCACACCGAAGCTAACTATACCTTCAGCTTCTAATTCTAAGTTTATTGTGATTTCAAAAAAGACCGGCACACACTGCC
Coding sequences within it:
- a CDS encoding transporter; its protein translation is MFKKIALAVALVAATSFATWDYYKVPEAGKGQVKGQFKYDTDDPWSGWGINASARYVVIPNLELSLRGLGIASWEDDDSDADGFGITDFTFGVRYAIMPIVNVFVDMNLPIGDEDEGTYIGTDEWGFYFGGQFTSDQFLKNLTVGAEVGTYWGFEHNDYDPGLVLTTGVEAGYFIEQIGLTPFVGSEFKYKLTDDEYDPANKAAHWKDNQGDTQFNFWVGAAYGINDRMTVDAQIKFRSGDIDGDAFHTEANYTFSF
- a CDS encoding type II toxin-antitoxin system RelB/DinJ family antitoxin → MSTVAKNFRIDSRLNEQATDLFNRLGLSMSQAFSLFLQQAVLHRGLPFKIELPRYSTELIAAIEEAKELESNPHTKRNTDMDEMWADLDK
- a CDS encoding type II toxin-antitoxin system YafQ family toxin, which encodes MIYEVIWTSRFKKSYKRCQKRRLPMQELKDVVEKLRNDVPLEEKFQDHELSGIFSKTSTRP